One segment of Prionailurus bengalensis isolate Pbe53 chromosome D4, Fcat_Pben_1.1_paternal_pri, whole genome shotgun sequence DNA contains the following:
- the ADGRD2 gene encoding adhesion G-protein coupled receptor D2 — translation MASWCYCLLYFLLSIHHAQPTPRVTGPHTALPHCVSSDPAAPVDPGEVVETPDGVCKFPGQQLSWWQAQESCEQHFGHLALAPPAEVLAPRLPNPIWVGQREAPLRRPPQRRALPTAALVFGERTADRAARLRTPLPALGALTACAHVQWDAASPDAAALFSLAAPSLANALQLRAFAEPGGAVHAALVVRGHHAPFRAAFRADGRWHHVCTTWEQRGGRWALFADGRRRAGARGLGAGHPVPAGGILVLGQDQDSLGGGFSARDAFSGNLTDFHLWARALSPAQLRRARACAPPPGGLLFRWDLGALDVTPSLLPPLRVRLLCPVPSEECPTWNPGSGTEGSLLCLQPHFFLCCYRTDTYQRLQDAQSWPGQDVISRVNALAKTIVLLPDPLSEAPGHLSLAEASSFLGILERVLAKESAPLGPAALLAVVHFLKRVTALGAGEPEPLTGPWEQLGQGIVSVASLVLEEQLAGAWLSISEVVGGPMALVASLQRLAPLLSTTLTPGRPRMHIQRRCVGLEVRSLRLTEAGTEGYVFTVPGGHPEGPGHIRIPAGEVERLLGKGLSGVTVIHSWFSSSVFRQTLGEPGLEPQAPDSSEEASKLQRFLSTQVGSAIISSEVWDETGEVSTAVTFHLQHQTQAFPKELVEPVCAFWNFSISPDTGGSWATTGCSVATLYRDSTACFCNHSTNFAVLLQVYDVQRSPGEESLLRTLSFVGCGVSFCALATAFLLFLAAGVPRSERATVHKNLTFSLASAEGFLMASEWAKANKVACVAVTAAMHLLFLVAFSWMLVEGLLLWSKVVAVRMRPGPRMTLYYATGWGVPVAIVAITVAMSPDDYVATGHCWLNVHTDTIWAFVGPVLFVLTANTCILVRVVMVTVSSARRRARMLSPQPCLRQQVTIQIWATVKPVLVLLPVLGLTWLVGTLVHLSPAWAYAAVGLNSFQGPYIFLVYAAYNGEVRNALQRMTEKKATEGPTAPESPQPSPPLQNLRDRRCEGTGSQWEVLTAHWQNLNAKAMGSGGVITKGAEGPQGKGEQKE, via the exons ATGGCTTCCTGGTGCTACTGCCTCCTCTACTTCCTG CTCAGTATCCACCACGCCCAGCCCACTCCAAGGGTCACAGGCCCACACACTGCTCTCCCACACTGTGTCTCCTCTGACCCTGCAGCTCCAGTGGACCCCGGTGAGGTGGTGGAGACCCCAGACGGGGTGTGCAAGTTCCCAGGGCAGCAGCTGAGCTGGTGGCAGGCTCAAGAGTCATGTGAGCAGCATTTTGGCCACCTGGCACTGGCGCCCCCAGCTGAGGTCCTTGCTCCACGGCTGCCCAACCCCATCTGGGTGGGCCAAAGGGAGGCCCCTCTGCGAAGACCCCCCCAGAGGC GCGCGCTCCCCACGGCCGCGCTGGTGTTCGGCGAGCGGACCGCGGACAGGGCGGCGCGGCTGCGGACGCCCCTACCCGCGCTGGGGGCGCTGACCGCGTGCGCGCACGTGCAGTGGGACGCCGCCTCGCCGGACGCCGCCGCGCTCTTCTCCCTCGCCGCGCCCTCCCTCGCCAACGCGCTGCAGCTGCGCGCCTTCGCCGAGCCGGGCGGCGCCGTGCACGCGGCGCTGGTGGTGCGCGGCCACCACGCGCCCTTCCGCGCCGCCTTCCGCGCCGACGGCCGCTGGCACCACGTGTGCACCACGTGGGAGCAGCGCGGCGGGCGCTGGGCGCTGTTTGCCGACGGGCGGCGGCGCGCCGGGGCGCGGGGACTGGGCGCGGGCCACCCGGTGCCAGCGGGCGGCATCCTCGTGCTGGGCCAGGATCAGGACTCTCTGGGCGGTGGTTTCTCGGCGCGCGATGCCTTCAGCGGCAACCTCACCGACTTCCACCTGTGGGCTCGGGCCCTGAGCCCCGCGCAGCTGCGTCGGGCACGGGCCTGCGCGCCGCCACCCGGCGGCCTGCTCTTCCGCTGGGACCTGGGCGCCCTGGACGTCACGCCCTCGCTGTTGCCGCCTCTGCGGGTGCGCCTGCTCTGTCCAG TGCCCTCAGAAGAGTGCCCTACGTGGAACCCAGGATCCGGCACTGAGGGCTCTTTGCTCTGCCTTCAACcacatttcttcctttgctgTTACCGGACAG ACACTTATCAGCGGCTGCAGGATGCCCAGTCGTGGCCTGGCCAGGATGTTATCAGCCGAGTCAATGCCTTGGCCAAGACCATAGTG CTGCTTCCTGACCCCCTCTCTGAAGCCCCTGGACACCTGTCGCTGGCTGAGGCCTCCAGCTTCCTGGGTATCCTGGAGAGGGTCCTGGCAAAGGAGTCAGCTCCACTGGGGCCGGCTGCACTGCTGGCTGTCGTGCACTTCCTAAAGAGAGTGACGGCCCTCGGGGCTGGGGAGCCAGAGCCCTTAACAGGGCCCTGGGAGCAGCTAGGCCAGGGGATCGTGTCTGTGGCCAGCTTGGTCCTGGAGGAGCAGCTGGCTGGTGCGTGGCTCTCAATCAGCGAG GTGGTTGGCGGACCCATGGCCCTGGTGGCAAGTCTACAGCGCTTGGCACCCCTGCTGAGCACCACGCTGACCCCTGGGCGGCCCCGAATGCACATCCAGCGTCGCTGTGTCG GCCTGGAGGTGCGGAGTCTACGCTTGACGGAGGCTGGCACGGAGGGCTATGTGTTCACGGTGCCCGGTGGGCACCCGGAGGGGCCCGGCCACATCCGCATCCCCGCAGGTGAAGTGGAGCGCCTCCTCGGGAAAG GCCTCTCTGGAGTCACCGTGATCCACAGCTGGTTCAGCTCGAGTGTCTTCCGGCAAACCCTAGGGGAGCCTGGCCTGGAGCCCCAGgcccctgacagctcagaagagGCAAGCAAATTGCAGAG gTTTCTAAGCACCCAGGTGGGGTCAGCCATCATCTCCTCTGAGGTATGGGATGAAACCGGGGAGGTCAGCACGGCCGTGACCTTTCACTTGCAACACCAGACCCAG GCCTTCCCGAAGGAACTGGTGGAACCTGTCTGTGCCTTCTGGAACTTCAGCATCAG cccagacaCAGGGGGCTCCTGGGCCACTACCGGCTGCTCTGTGGCCACCCTGTACCGGGACTCTACCGCGTGCTTCTGCAACCACAGCACCAACTTTGCTGTCCTGTTGCAGGTGTATGACGTCCAG AGAAGCCCCGGGGAGGAGTCGCTGCTGAGGACGCTGTCGTTTGTGGGCTGCGGAGTGTCCTTCTGCGCCTTGGCCACCGCCTTCTTGCTCTTCCTGGCAGCTGG GGTCCCCAGGTCAGAGCGAGCCACGGTCCACAAGAACCTCACCTTCTCCCTGGCCTCTGCCGAGGGCTTCCTCATGGCCAGCGAGTGGGCAAAGGCCAACAAG GTGGCGTGTGTGGCCGTCACAGCTGCAATGCATCTCCTCTTTTTGGTCGCATTCTCCTGGATGTTGGTGGAGGGCCTATTGCTATGGAGCAAGGTGGTGGCCGTGCGCATGCGCCCAGGCCCCAGGATGACTCTCTACTACGCCACGGGCTGGG GCGTGCCCGTGGCCATCGTGGCCATCACGGTGGCCATGTCCCCCGACGACTATGTGGCCACTGGCCACTGCTGGCTCAATGTGCACACGGACACCATCTGGGCCTTTGTGGGGCCCGTGCTCTTCGTGCTGACT GCCAACACCTGCATCCTGGTCCGCGTAGTGATGGTCACTGTGTCCAGTGCCCGCCGCCGTGCCCGCATGctgagcccccagccctgcctgcggCAGCAAGTCACAATCCAGATATG GGCCACAGTGAAGCCGGTGCTGGTCCTGCTGCCCGTCCTGGGCCTGACCTGGCTGGTCGGCACGCTGGTGCACCTCAGCCCGGCCTGGGCCTACGCCGCCGTGGGCCTCAATTCCTTCCAG GGGCCATACATTTTCCTGGTCTACGCTGCCTACAACGGGGAG GTCCGGAATGCCCTGCAGAGGATGACTGAGAAAAAGGCAACAGAG GGACCCACAGCCCCAGAATCTCCACAACCTTCTCCTCCATTGCAGAACCTGAGAGACCG